A genomic region of Glycine max cultivar Williams 82 chromosome 15, Glycine_max_v4.0, whole genome shotgun sequence contains the following coding sequences:
- the LOC100799797 gene encoding DUF21 domain-containing protein At2g14520 isoform X4: MGVEYTCCDMEFYKRILIIVLLVMFAGLMSGLTLGLMSLSIVDLEVLAKSGTPQDRNNAAKILPVVRNQHLLLCTLLICNAIAMEALPIFLDSLVVAWGAILISVTLILLFGELLDFLLGHRHKALFHRAELKTLVNLHGHEAGKGGELTHHETTIIAGALELAEKTAGDAMTPITEAFCIDINSKLDMYLMNLILENGHSRVPVFYDQPTNIIGLILIKNLLTIDPEDEAPVKCVTIRRIPRVPETMPLYDILNEFQKGHSHMAIVVKHCDKTGYQSSNNNAYDSARDVKVDIDGEKPPREKNLKTKMSCHKRKSFPNANNLNKGSPQSRKWSKNMYSDILEIDGNSIPKLPEKEAAVGIITMEDVIEELLQGEIFDETDHDFEVS; the protein is encoded by the exons ATGGGGGTGGAGTATACGTGCTGTGACATGGAGTTTTACAAACGCATACTAATAATTGTGCTGCTTGTGATGTTCGCTGGATTGATGTCAGGGCTCACTTTAGGACTCATGTCATTGAGTATCGTTGATCTTGAGGTCCTTGCTAAGTCTGGAACCCCTCAGGATCGCAACAATGCCG CAAAGATATTGCCTGTTGTCAGGAATCAACATTTATTGCTTTGCACCCTCCTAATTTGCAATGCTATAGCCATGGAG GCACTTCCAATTTTTCTTGATAGTCTTGTTGTGGCGTGGGGTGCTATCCTGATTTCAGTGACCTTAATTCTTCTGTTTGGTGAG TTGTTGGACTTTTTGTTGGGGCATCGACATAAAGCACTTTTCCACAGAGCTGAGTTGAAAACACTAGTAAATCTGCATGGCCATGAG GCTGGAAAAGGTGGGGAACTGACACATCATGAAACAACAATCATTGCTGGAGCACTGGAACTTGCTGAGAAGACAGCCGGTGATGCCATGACCCCCATAACTGAAGCATTTTGTATTGACATTAATTCTAAGCTTGACAT GTATCTGATGAATCTGATATTGGAGAATGGGCATAGCAGGGTCCCTGTCTTTTATGATCAGCCTACAAATATTATTGGACTTATCCTG ATCAAGAATTTATTGACAATTGATCCAGAAGATGAAGCACCCGTGAAATGTGTGACCATACGCAGAATTCCAAG GGTTCCAGAAACGATGCCACTATATGATATTTTGAATGAGTTCCAAAAGGGCCATAGCCACATGGCTATTGTTGTCAAACACTGTGACAAGACAGGTTATCAATCTTCCAATAATAATGCCTATG ACTCAGCGAGAGATGTGAAGGTGGATATTGATGGTGAGAAGCCTCCCCGagagaaaaatttgaaaaccaaGATGTCATGCCATAAACGTAAAAGCTTTCCAAACGCAAACAACTTAAACAAGGGTAGTCCTCAGAGCAGAAAATGGTCAAAGAATATGTACTCAGATATTTTGGAAATAGATGGAAATTCAATTCCAAAGCTACCAGAAAAAGAAGCTGCTGTTGGAATAATTACTATGGAGGATGTCATTGAAGAGCTTTTACAG GGAGAGATCTTTGATGAGACGGATCATGATTTTGAAGTCTCGTGA
- the LOC100799797 gene encoding DUF21 domain-containing protein At2g14520 isoform X3 translates to MGVEYTCCDMEFYKRILIIVLLVMFAGLMSGLTLGLMSLSIVDLEVLAKSGTPQDRNNAAKILPVVRNQHLLLCTLLICNAIAMEALPIFLDSLVVAWGAILISVTLILLFGEIIPQSICSRYGLAIGATVAPVVRVLVWVCFPVAYPISKLLDFLLGHRHKALFHRAELKTLVNLHGHEAGKGGELTHHETTIIAGALELAEKTAGDAMTPITEAFCIDINSKLDMVPVFYDQPTNIIGLILIKNLLTIDPEDEAPVKCVTIRRIPRVPETMPLYDILNEFQKGHSHMAIVVKHCDKTGYQSSNNNAYDSARDVKVDIDGEKPPREKNLKTKMSCHKRKSFPNANNLNKGSPQSRKWSKNMYSDILEIDGNSIPKLPEKEAAVGIITMEDVIEELLQGEIFDETDHDFEVS, encoded by the exons ATGGGGGTGGAGTATACGTGCTGTGACATGGAGTTTTACAAACGCATACTAATAATTGTGCTGCTTGTGATGTTCGCTGGATTGATGTCAGGGCTCACTTTAGGACTCATGTCATTGAGTATCGTTGATCTTGAGGTCCTTGCTAAGTCTGGAACCCCTCAGGATCGCAACAATGCCG CAAAGATATTGCCTGTTGTCAGGAATCAACATTTATTGCTTTGCACCCTCCTAATTTGCAATGCTATAGCCATGGAG GCACTTCCAATTTTTCTTGATAGTCTTGTTGTGGCGTGGGGTGCTATCCTGATTTCAGTGACCTTAATTCTTCTGTTTGGTGAG ATAATACCCCAATCAATTTGTTCTCGGTATGGTTTAGCAATTGGTGCAACAGTGGCTCCAGTTGTCCGTGTTCTGGTATGGGTATGTTTTCCTGTTGCATATCCAATCAGTAAG TTGTTGGACTTTTTGTTGGGGCATCGACATAAAGCACTTTTCCACAGAGCTGAGTTGAAAACACTAGTAAATCTGCATGGCCATGAG GCTGGAAAAGGTGGGGAACTGACACATCATGAAACAACAATCATTGCTGGAGCACTGGAACTTGCTGAGAAGACAGCCGGTGATGCCATGACCCCCATAACTGAAGCATTTTGTATTGACATTAATTCTAAGCTTGACAT GGTCCCTGTCTTTTATGATCAGCCTACAAATATTATTGGACTTATCCTG ATCAAGAATTTATTGACAATTGATCCAGAAGATGAAGCACCCGTGAAATGTGTGACCATACGCAGAATTCCAAG GGTTCCAGAAACGATGCCACTATATGATATTTTGAATGAGTTCCAAAAGGGCCATAGCCACATGGCTATTGTTGTCAAACACTGTGACAAGACAGGTTATCAATCTTCCAATAATAATGCCTATG ACTCAGCGAGAGATGTGAAGGTGGATATTGATGGTGAGAAGCCTCCCCGagagaaaaatttgaaaaccaaGATGTCATGCCATAAACGTAAAAGCTTTCCAAACGCAAACAACTTAAACAAGGGTAGTCCTCAGAGCAGAAAATGGTCAAAGAATATGTACTCAGATATTTTGGAAATAGATGGAAATTCAATTCCAAAGCTACCAGAAAAAGAAGCTGCTGTTGGAATAATTACTATGGAGGATGTCATTGAAGAGCTTTTACAG GGAGAGATCTTTGATGAGACGGATCATGATTTTGAAGTCTCGTGA
- the LOC100799797 gene encoding DUF21 domain-containing protein At2g14520 isoform X1, whose translation MGVEYTCCDMEFYKRILIIVLLVMFAGLMSGLTLGLMSLSIVDLEVLAKSGTPQDRNNAAKILPVVRNQHLLLCTLLICNAIAMEALPIFLDSLVVAWGAILISVTLILLFGEIIPQSICSRYGLAIGATVAPVVRVLVWVCFPVAYPISKLLDFLLGHRHKALFHRAELKTLVNLHGHEAGKGGELTHHETTIIAGALELAEKTAGDAMTPITEAFCIDINSKLDMYLMNLILENGHSRVPVFYDQPTNIIGLILIKNLLTIDPEDEAPVKCVTIRRIPRVPETMPLYDILNEFQKGHSHMAIVVKHCDKTGYQSSNNNAYDSARDVKVDIDGEKPPREKNLKTKMSCHKRKSFPNANNLNKGSPQSRKWSKNMYSDILEIDGNSIPKLPEKEAAVGIITMEDVIEELLQGEIFDETDHDFEVS comes from the exons ATGGGGGTGGAGTATACGTGCTGTGACATGGAGTTTTACAAACGCATACTAATAATTGTGCTGCTTGTGATGTTCGCTGGATTGATGTCAGGGCTCACTTTAGGACTCATGTCATTGAGTATCGTTGATCTTGAGGTCCTTGCTAAGTCTGGAACCCCTCAGGATCGCAACAATGCCG CAAAGATATTGCCTGTTGTCAGGAATCAACATTTATTGCTTTGCACCCTCCTAATTTGCAATGCTATAGCCATGGAG GCACTTCCAATTTTTCTTGATAGTCTTGTTGTGGCGTGGGGTGCTATCCTGATTTCAGTGACCTTAATTCTTCTGTTTGGTGAG ATAATACCCCAATCAATTTGTTCTCGGTATGGTTTAGCAATTGGTGCAACAGTGGCTCCAGTTGTCCGTGTTCTGGTATGGGTATGTTTTCCTGTTGCATATCCAATCAGTAAG TTGTTGGACTTTTTGTTGGGGCATCGACATAAAGCACTTTTCCACAGAGCTGAGTTGAAAACACTAGTAAATCTGCATGGCCATGAG GCTGGAAAAGGTGGGGAACTGACACATCATGAAACAACAATCATTGCTGGAGCACTGGAACTTGCTGAGAAGACAGCCGGTGATGCCATGACCCCCATAACTGAAGCATTTTGTATTGACATTAATTCTAAGCTTGACAT GTATCTGATGAATCTGATATTGGAGAATGGGCATAGCAGGGTCCCTGTCTTTTATGATCAGCCTACAAATATTATTGGACTTATCCTG ATCAAGAATTTATTGACAATTGATCCAGAAGATGAAGCACCCGTGAAATGTGTGACCATACGCAGAATTCCAAG GGTTCCAGAAACGATGCCACTATATGATATTTTGAATGAGTTCCAAAAGGGCCATAGCCACATGGCTATTGTTGTCAAACACTGTGACAAGACAGGTTATCAATCTTCCAATAATAATGCCTATG ACTCAGCGAGAGATGTGAAGGTGGATATTGATGGTGAGAAGCCTCCCCGagagaaaaatttgaaaaccaaGATGTCATGCCATAAACGTAAAAGCTTTCCAAACGCAAACAACTTAAACAAGGGTAGTCCTCAGAGCAGAAAATGGTCAAAGAATATGTACTCAGATATTTTGGAAATAGATGGAAATTCAATTCCAAAGCTACCAGAAAAAGAAGCTGCTGTTGGAATAATTACTATGGAGGATGTCATTGAAGAGCTTTTACAG GGAGAGATCTTTGATGAGACGGATCATGATTTTGAAGTCTCGTGA
- the LOC100799797 gene encoding DUF21 domain-containing protein At2g14520 isoform X2, translating to MGVEYTCCDMEFYKRILIIVLLVMFAGLMSGLTLGLMSLSIVDLEVLAKSGTPQDRNNAAKILPVVRNQHLLLCTLLICNAIAMEALPIFLDSLVVAWGAILISVTLILLFGEIIPQSICSRYGLAIGATVAPVVRVLVWLLDFLLGHRHKALFHRAELKTLVNLHGHEAGKGGELTHHETTIIAGALELAEKTAGDAMTPITEAFCIDINSKLDMYLMNLILENGHSRVPVFYDQPTNIIGLILIKNLLTIDPEDEAPVKCVTIRRIPRVPETMPLYDILNEFQKGHSHMAIVVKHCDKTGYQSSNNNAYDSARDVKVDIDGEKPPREKNLKTKMSCHKRKSFPNANNLNKGSPQSRKWSKNMYSDILEIDGNSIPKLPEKEAAVGIITMEDVIEELLQGEIFDETDHDFEVS from the exons ATGGGGGTGGAGTATACGTGCTGTGACATGGAGTTTTACAAACGCATACTAATAATTGTGCTGCTTGTGATGTTCGCTGGATTGATGTCAGGGCTCACTTTAGGACTCATGTCATTGAGTATCGTTGATCTTGAGGTCCTTGCTAAGTCTGGAACCCCTCAGGATCGCAACAATGCCG CAAAGATATTGCCTGTTGTCAGGAATCAACATTTATTGCTTTGCACCCTCCTAATTTGCAATGCTATAGCCATGGAG GCACTTCCAATTTTTCTTGATAGTCTTGTTGTGGCGTGGGGTGCTATCCTGATTTCAGTGACCTTAATTCTTCTGTTTGGTGAG ATAATACCCCAATCAATTTGTTCTCGGTATGGTTTAGCAATTGGTGCAACAGTGGCTCCAGTTGTCCGTGTTCTGGTATGG TTGTTGGACTTTTTGTTGGGGCATCGACATAAAGCACTTTTCCACAGAGCTGAGTTGAAAACACTAGTAAATCTGCATGGCCATGAG GCTGGAAAAGGTGGGGAACTGACACATCATGAAACAACAATCATTGCTGGAGCACTGGAACTTGCTGAGAAGACAGCCGGTGATGCCATGACCCCCATAACTGAAGCATTTTGTATTGACATTAATTCTAAGCTTGACAT GTATCTGATGAATCTGATATTGGAGAATGGGCATAGCAGGGTCCCTGTCTTTTATGATCAGCCTACAAATATTATTGGACTTATCCTG ATCAAGAATTTATTGACAATTGATCCAGAAGATGAAGCACCCGTGAAATGTGTGACCATACGCAGAATTCCAAG GGTTCCAGAAACGATGCCACTATATGATATTTTGAATGAGTTCCAAAAGGGCCATAGCCACATGGCTATTGTTGTCAAACACTGTGACAAGACAGGTTATCAATCTTCCAATAATAATGCCTATG ACTCAGCGAGAGATGTGAAGGTGGATATTGATGGTGAGAAGCCTCCCCGagagaaaaatttgaaaaccaaGATGTCATGCCATAAACGTAAAAGCTTTCCAAACGCAAACAACTTAAACAAGGGTAGTCCTCAGAGCAGAAAATGGTCAAAGAATATGTACTCAGATATTTTGGAAATAGATGGAAATTCAATTCCAAAGCTACCAGAAAAAGAAGCTGCTGTTGGAATAATTACTATGGAGGATGTCATTGAAGAGCTTTTACAG GGAGAGATCTTTGATGAGACGGATCATGATTTTGAAGTCTCGTGA